The following proteins are encoded in a genomic region of Sparus aurata chromosome 23, fSpaAur1.1, whole genome shotgun sequence:
- the tfap4 gene encoding transcription factor AP-4 isoform X2, which produces MCECCRNRPPLDVATVFKVFPRASLAPRSRLHCVFFIPHLCHAACRIVIMAEDTESLLGARRCCRALSLEKGRLIWPVGDTFAPVGPLKGRFGVRGEAGKLKVVLLIRGCVCRGRPFDTSAALFEEGGGGIRRCCCCLPAESDTCSLGNGVLVLFFSNSSSLANIPLTPETARDQERRIRREIANSNERRRMQSINAGFQSLKTLIPHSDGEKLSKAAILQQTAEYIFTLEQEKTRLLQQNSQLKRIIQELSGSSPKRRRAEEKDEGIGSPDILEEEKTEDLRREMIELRQQLEKERSVRMMLEDQLYPEKLKAIAQQVQEQQAQTQSLVHLQQHQQLERDLTPAHSPQVLAPATPPAPTHHATVIVPAPAQPPHHVTVVTMGPTSVINTVSTSRQNLDTIVQAIQHIEGTQGKGCVGEEEQRRAVIVTSGRVLSDAAGSDTASNSDGPDDCSLP; this is translated from the exons ATGTGCGAGTGTTGTCGAAATCGGCCCCCACTCGACGTGGCGAcagttttcaaggtgtttccgcGCGCCTCGCTCGCGCCACGGAGTCGCCTCCACTGCGTCTTTTTCATCCCGCACCTCTGCCATGCTGCCTGCCGCATTGTTATAATGGCGGAGGACACGGAAAGTCTGCTAGGAGCACGGAGGTGCTGTCGGGCACTGTCGTTGGAGAAGGGGCGTTTGATTTGGCCCGTTGGAGACACATTTGCTCCGGTGGGTCCGCTGAAGGGACGTTTTGGTGTTCGCGGGGAGGCAGGGAAATTAAAAGTGGTGTTATTAATAAGGGGGTGTGTGTGTCGCGGAAGGCCCTTCGATACGTCCGCAGCCCTGTTTGAAGAGGGAGGCGGAGGGatccgccgctgctgctgctgcctgcctgcTGAGAGTGACACGTGCAGTCTGGGAAATGGAGtccttgtgttatttttttcaaactcctcATC TCTGGCCAACATTCCTCTGACCCCAGAAACGGCCCGGGACCAAGAGAGGCGAATTCGCAGAGAGATTGCCAACAGCAACGAGCGTCGGCGTATGCAGAGCATCAATGCTGGATTCCAGTCACTTAAAACACTCATCCCACACAGCGATGGAGAGAAGCTCAGTAAG GCTGCCATCCTGCAACAGACAGCAGAGTACATTTTTACTTTGGAGCAGGAGAAGACGCGGCTATTGCAGCAGAACAGTCAGCTCAAACGAATCATACAA GAGTTGAGCGGTTCCTCCCCTAAGAGGAGGCGTGCGGAGGAGAAAGACGAGGGGATTGGGTCACCAGACATcctggaggaggaaaagacCGAGGACCTGAGAAGGGAGATGATCGAGTTAAGGCAGCAGCTGGAGAAAGAGCGCTCGGTCAGGATGATGCTGGAAGATCAG CTGTACCCAGAGAAACTGAAGGCGATCGCCCAGCAGGTCCAGGAGCAGCAGGCCCAAACACAGAGCCTCGTTCatctgcagcagcaccagcagctggaGAGGGACCTCACTCCAGCCCACAGCCCACAG GTTTTGGCCCCGGCGACCCCCCCTGCACCTACACACCACGCCACGGTCATCGTCCCTGCACCGGCCCAGCCTCCCCATCATGTCACCGTGGTAACCATGGGCCCAACATCAGTTATCAATACAGTGTCCACTTCTCGACAGAACCTGGACACCATCGTTCAA GCAATCCAGCACATCGAGGGCACCCAGGGGAAAGGGTGCGTGGGCGAGGAGGAGCAGCGGAGGGCGGTCATCGTCACCTCGGGGCGCGTCCTGTCCGACGCGGCGGGCTCAGACACGGCTTCAAACAGCGACGGGCCTGACGACTGTTCACTGCCCTGA
- the tfap4 gene encoding transcription factor AP-4 isoform X3, producing the protein MEYFMVPAQKVPSLQHFRKTEKEVIGGLCSLANIPLTPETARDQERRIRREIANSNERRRMQSINAGFQSLKTLIPHSDGEKLSKAAILQQTAEYIFTLEQEKTRLLQQNSQLKRIIQELSGSSPKRRRAEEKDEGIGSPDILEEEKTEDLRREMIELRQQLEKERSVRMMLEDQMRSLDAQLYPEKLKAIAQQVQEQQAQTQSLVHLQQHQQLERDLTPAHSPQVLAPATPPAPTHHATVIVPAPAQPPHHVTVVTMGPTSVINTVSTSRQNLDTIVQAIQHIEGTQGKGCVGEEEQRRAVIVTSGRVLSDAAGSDTASNSDGPDDCSLP; encoded by the exons ATGGAGTATTTCATGGTACCAGCTCAGAAGGTGCCCTCCTtgcaacatttcagaaaaacggAGAAAGAAGTGATCGGAGGTCTTTGTag TCTGGCCAACATTCCTCTGACCCCAGAAACGGCCCGGGACCAAGAGAGGCGAATTCGCAGAGAGATTGCCAACAGCAACGAGCGTCGGCGTATGCAGAGCATCAATGCTGGATTCCAGTCACTTAAAACACTCATCCCACACAGCGATGGAGAGAAGCTCAGTAAG GCTGCCATCCTGCAACAGACAGCAGAGTACATTTTTACTTTGGAGCAGGAGAAGACGCGGCTATTGCAGCAGAACAGTCAGCTCAAACGAATCATACAA GAGTTGAGCGGTTCCTCCCCTAAGAGGAGGCGTGCGGAGGAGAAAGACGAGGGGATTGGGTCACCAGACATcctggaggaggaaaagacCGAGGACCTGAGAAGGGAGATGATCGAGTTAAGGCAGCAGCTGGAGAAAGAGCGCTCGGTCAGGATGATGCTGGAAGATCAG ATGCGTTCGCTCGATGCTCAGCTGTACCCAGAGAAACTGAAGGCGATCGCCCAGCAGGTCCAGGAGCAGCAGGCCCAAACACAGAGCCTCGTTCatctgcagcagcaccagcagctggaGAGGGACCTCACTCCAGCCCACAGCCCACAG GTTTTGGCCCCGGCGACCCCCCCTGCACCTACACACCACGCCACGGTCATCGTCCCTGCACCGGCCCAGCCTCCCCATCATGTCACCGTGGTAACCATGGGCCCAACATCAGTTATCAATACAGTGTCCACTTCTCGACAGAACCTGGACACCATCGTTCAA GCAATCCAGCACATCGAGGGCACCCAGGGGAAAGGGTGCGTGGGCGAGGAGGAGCAGCGGAGGGCGGTCATCGTCACCTCGGGGCGCGTCCTGTCCGACGCGGCGGGCTCAGACACGGCTTCAAACAGCGACGGGCCTGACGACTGTTCACTGCCCTGA
- the tfap4 gene encoding transcription factor AP-4 isoform X1, with translation MCECCRNRPPLDVATVFKVFPRASLAPRSRLHCVFFIPHLCHAACRIVIMAEDTESLLGARRCCRALSLEKGRLIWPVGDTFAPVGPLKGRFGVRGEAGKLKVVLLIRGCVCRGRPFDTSAALFEEGGGGIRRCCCCLPAESDTCSLGNGVLVLFFSNSSSLANIPLTPETARDQERRIRREIANSNERRRMQSINAGFQSLKTLIPHSDGEKLSKAAILQQTAEYIFTLEQEKTRLLQQNSQLKRIIQELSGSSPKRRRAEEKDEGIGSPDILEEEKTEDLRREMIELRQQLEKERSVRMMLEDQMRSLDAQLYPEKLKAIAQQVQEQQAQTQSLVHLQQHQQLERDLTPAHSPQVLAPATPPAPTHHATVIVPAPAQPPHHVTVVTMGPTSVINTVSTSRQNLDTIVQAIQHIEGTQGKGCVGEEEQRRAVIVTSGRVLSDAAGSDTASNSDGPDDCSLP, from the exons ATGTGCGAGTGTTGTCGAAATCGGCCCCCACTCGACGTGGCGAcagttttcaaggtgtttccgcGCGCCTCGCTCGCGCCACGGAGTCGCCTCCACTGCGTCTTTTTCATCCCGCACCTCTGCCATGCTGCCTGCCGCATTGTTATAATGGCGGAGGACACGGAAAGTCTGCTAGGAGCACGGAGGTGCTGTCGGGCACTGTCGTTGGAGAAGGGGCGTTTGATTTGGCCCGTTGGAGACACATTTGCTCCGGTGGGTCCGCTGAAGGGACGTTTTGGTGTTCGCGGGGAGGCAGGGAAATTAAAAGTGGTGTTATTAATAAGGGGGTGTGTGTGTCGCGGAAGGCCCTTCGATACGTCCGCAGCCCTGTTTGAAGAGGGAGGCGGAGGGatccgccgctgctgctgctgcctgcctgcTGAGAGTGACACGTGCAGTCTGGGAAATGGAGtccttgtgttatttttttcaaactcctcATC TCTGGCCAACATTCCTCTGACCCCAGAAACGGCCCGGGACCAAGAGAGGCGAATTCGCAGAGAGATTGCCAACAGCAACGAGCGTCGGCGTATGCAGAGCATCAATGCTGGATTCCAGTCACTTAAAACACTCATCCCACACAGCGATGGAGAGAAGCTCAGTAAG GCTGCCATCCTGCAACAGACAGCAGAGTACATTTTTACTTTGGAGCAGGAGAAGACGCGGCTATTGCAGCAGAACAGTCAGCTCAAACGAATCATACAA GAGTTGAGCGGTTCCTCCCCTAAGAGGAGGCGTGCGGAGGAGAAAGACGAGGGGATTGGGTCACCAGACATcctggaggaggaaaagacCGAGGACCTGAGAAGGGAGATGATCGAGTTAAGGCAGCAGCTGGAGAAAGAGCGCTCGGTCAGGATGATGCTGGAAGATCAG ATGCGTTCGCTCGATGCTCAGCTGTACCCAGAGAAACTGAAGGCGATCGCCCAGCAGGTCCAGGAGCAGCAGGCCCAAACACAGAGCCTCGTTCatctgcagcagcaccagcagctggaGAGGGACCTCACTCCAGCCCACAGCCCACAG GTTTTGGCCCCGGCGACCCCCCCTGCACCTACACACCACGCCACGGTCATCGTCCCTGCACCGGCCCAGCCTCCCCATCATGTCACCGTGGTAACCATGGGCCCAACATCAGTTATCAATACAGTGTCCACTTCTCGACAGAACCTGGACACCATCGTTCAA GCAATCCAGCACATCGAGGGCACCCAGGGGAAAGGGTGCGTGGGCGAGGAGGAGCAGCGGAGGGCGGTCATCGTCACCTCGGGGCGCGTCCTGTCCGACGCGGCGGGCTCAGACACGGCTTCAAACAGCGACGGGCCTGACGACTGTTCACTGCCCTGA